From Argopecten irradians isolate NY chromosome 3, Ai_NY, whole genome shotgun sequence:
ATTTACAACGAAATCCAATCTGTCTTATGAAGAATACATAAAACTTGTTGTTTGTATCAAAACCGTTGTGTTGGTTTTTGCTAAggtaatactgtatgtgtattCAGTATAGCTTTGGTATCTTAATACTTGCTGTGCATTATAGCTGTTGAAAACCAGTAAGCAGTGCTTTATATATTCTGTTGTTAAATGTATTGTATAGATGGCCTAAGgccttattgttgtatgttgttattttttttttcattttaaacgattatacatgtacagtatatggAATAATAAATATGCTGGAGTAAATATTgtgttgtatttatttgtatatatatgtaatatctaTCTATTTTGTAACTGATTCATCACAAAGAATTCTTAATGAAAAAGTCACTTGGCCACTCTGGTCAaggtctgacattctacctacCTCTGTTGCTCTTTACAGCTGGGTTGTACATCcaatacatacacacatatattacCAAAAGTCCTTCAACCATGCATCATatgttcaaatcccatgtggggcatttgccaggtactgactactggttggtggttttttctccaggtacaCCACTTTTCTCCACCTTTTAAACCTATCTTTGGATTTCAAGTTCCTATCCCACATTGGGCAATGACCAAACACTGACCGTAGGTCGGTGGTCTTCCTTGGAGTTCTCTAGATTTCCTCCAACTCCTCAACCTTACatgttcttaaatgaccctggctgttaacaggacataatacaaaaacaaatacttttcaagGACATACTAGAAACAACATCACAACAGAGAATTTATAGAtaaacagtatttatttatGATGGGAACAATGTGGCAAATGTAAGAAACCCGGTGTGGCCTGGCATTTGATTCGGTGTCACTCCAGTCTTGAAGAAGAAGCTATCATTTTCCTTTCTACCAATGATATCAAAACTTTGTggcacatttttattttcacgtTGTGAAGTTGATTCACTATTGTCTGATTTTAGTTTCTTGGCTGGGGTATCAGAGTTTTCAGCCTCCTCTTCTTTACTGTCTGTGTTTTGTGACACATCATCTTTACCGGGGCGTTTTGTTGAACCCAAGTCAGCCATTGGTAAATTTATTGTCCTCACATCAAAGTTACGAAGTAAACATTCCATGGTTGTGACTTCTTCAAACCCAAGATCTCGCAAATAATCACAGGACTTCTGTACTTGTTCTATGCAAGGTGAAAAGGAGCATAGCCGTCCACCTACAATGTAAGAAAAGGTATAAAAATGTTTGGAAAGGTACAAAAAGTACAGTGATAATTACACTGGtgaaaatgtatacaagttttTACCGAAACATCAATAACATGCTGACAACATGAACACTGACAATAACACAAATAACTTTTTACTTTTAGTTTCCTTACACTTATATTCCTACAGGAACAAAATCCAATAAAGAGTTGATAGCAGTTATTgaagtataaaataatttttaaccTTGAAAGACAGCTTCAAACTTTACCCTGGTGATAATCTGTCATCACGATCAACAAATTTATAAAGtagggatcaatctagctctgatttattaccgtttatgggtaaatttcccctcaaggaatgaattcccctctggcctaaaattcccctgaaGATTAAAAAATTCgccatttgaagctaaaaaatgaccgtttttgtaacacaatttccccagtgacttatttttcattagatttttttagacttttgtttgcaaatttcttcatatttatcatacagctactgcatattttatgattaactaaaaattttcattattgagcttaaaatcttgcttcactaaatctaaaaataaaattagctgttttacagtactttttcgtgaaaaatgaatataattttggaccaaaataagaagattcaGATTCCCCTATATTTTTGgaccaaaataagaagattcaGATTCCCCTATATTTCGCCAAAGTTTTCctctattttgaaaaagggtagtttcccccaaaacctagattAATTGATCCTTGTAAAGAAGCAAAACTGATTGAATGATACCTGTGACTTTCATGGCGGCTTTAGCACTAGCCATGGCTTCCCAAGGACGTGGTAGATCAAGAAACACAGCATCTGCAATATTTTCCAGCCCAAATCCATCCTGGCAGACATCTTTGTGTGTAACTGTTACATAATCCTTCAGACCATGCTCAACAAATTCCTCTTCTGCTTTCTCTGCTCTTTGCTGGTGAAACTCAAATGTGTGGAGGTGTCCTGTGGGAGCAATTGACCGGATGATTGAATGAGATAGTGAACCACTGCCAGTACCTAGAAGGGAATTCATAAAGAAAATGACAAGAGTAATAAAAGAAACAATGTGTTTTTAATATGTGTTTTTAATACATAAAAGCCTTCTTTAAGTTCATTTCAAATTTCTCTTTGCATATGAGATTTATCCGATATATATGGATGTCCAAACAGATTACACGGACTATTCACTACCTGTGTATAACGGCCATCTGCTTAttgcttaatacgaccacattTTTAAATTGAGACTGTGGTCTTTTGTTTTATGTCAATCATTAAAGAGAGGTTTGGTTTTAAAGTATAAGGATGAACAGATAATGTTTTTACCCGATTCCACGACGACTGATCCTGGTTTCAGATCGAGCTGCATTGTGACAACGCTGATATCTGTAGAGTAGAGGATCTGAGTTCTGTGTGGGAGATTCTGGGTCCATAACTCGGGTGTTGGCTGAAGAACATACAGGTATCCCTTAGGACACTGTACCTTACTGCCGTAGTCCATCCCAATCACGTCGCCGTGTCTCATAGCTCCGTACTTTGTCTGGAAAGTTTGGCCTCGCTTCATGGTCACAGCATGCATGTTATCATAGCCAAGATAAAGAATAATTGTATCCCCCTCCTCAATCTTCTTTTTATACCTCGCAAAACTCATTTTTCTGTCCGTATGGATCACGTCTAGCTAGCTTCCTGTTAAAAATGAAACTAGATTACCACACGTGTGTGAAATAGAGAAGAGTTCgctaaagggaggtaatttttTTGGCGCGTTTATTCGAGTCCTACTAAAGACTTGAATGGACCTGGACGGGACCTGAAGGAGGACCTGAACGGGGTTTTAGAGTattaaatgcatatttatatgCAATATCTCTTTATTTTATGctagaatatatattaatacacatCTTGATGtctttttttgtgattttttttttgaagactTAATTATAAAGCTCGGAGACGCAGCTTGGACCTCGACCGAATAATGAGCTCCTTTTTTGGTTATCGTTTATTTTGATACGCTAATTTtggaatgtatatataaacGACAAAAAGGAGCTCATTTTAAGAGACAGGTTATTCGGTCTAACAGGGACCTGACAAgaactttttattttacatactgtatgacatgtacaggggcatcctcgatactccaggggttccgatcacttacgatctctacacccctggactatctcatcgtaaaactggaggcaacagaacagaacaagtaatttagtcctttgatgtacatcaaaagaaccgtataacggtacactgtggttgactatgtggctttgaagttgggcgtcgctctctctgtagtcttcaaaggaaatctttgctggtctgtgattggtcaaatattttcagctgagctgccttcaatttcactatgagatagtccaggggtgtagagatcgtaagtgatcggaacccctggagtatcgaggatggtacaGGGGCTGATCTTCGGTGCTTCAAGACCACCTTTATCTTCGTTACTTGAATAGTTATTCTGTGTGATAAAAGTAcgatattttgtttacaaactttttcatttttcaacgACAATATTTACCAGTACCGCCGCCAGTACTCTATAGTACGACTCCGCCAAATATCGATCCTTAATAGGATACCATCATTATGAAATCTAATTACAGACGTGTAATTCCGCTTCACAACGATGTTCTATGATACagttcttcttcttcttctgtTATTTAGTTGTATTGGAACGTATCGTAAAGCATCGTATGTACGTAGTTGAGCGGAATTACAATTAAAAAGGGCGCTAAAATGATGGTGTCAAAAATCTTCAGTTTAATGTATTAAAGCACTAAAGGTATCTAGTTGTTGAATTAGGCAACCCAAATGTGTAACCGGATCAAAGCATTTCTAACGAATAGAAGACAGTGTTGTAATTAATGCAAAATCTTCCGAGTGGAGTCAAGTTTGTAGTGGTGTCTTTCAAGGGAGTGTGCTGGGTCGTGCGTTCATACGAGACGGAACTATATGGATGTTGTGACAgaagccttggctagcgaagatgaGTTTCCACAAACTCTGTATCTTTAGGTCACAAGTTCGAACCCCAGGTACTGACCTATGTTCTGTGCCCGGTTGTTTAATTGTCCCATATCGTTTGGAAGCACGTCTTTGCCACGTTAATGTCTTTTGCTTAGTAATGTTAGTCTTGATGATGGTAGGGGTTCTAGACCAGACAAGCATATTTTAGAGAtggtatcgttatagggtatataatgatatttttaacgattttggctttgacccagGTGTTCAGTTAGTGACTTGTCCgttttttaaagataattgtGCATCTAAAGattcaaaacattatatttgttcttgtatatgacatagagaaatttgagatgttctttgttgttatataattgtatattttacctatagatgtgttgacaagtttaaaatctaccctaaggcattgtggtcttatttttgtggagtgaccgacaattacatatagtattcacatgtcaaagtgtttataaccttccttgaggcaatggtgtcattgataagcttaagtagatatatttcatatcaaactgtcgatatattgtcaagtcgtttaattgtgataatatctttatgctATTAATCTTGACTACATCCGGGTTTACCTTttggacaatggtcattttattataaaaacccATGCCTGATTTATGAACATCAGTTGGATTCCCAACCTTCAAGGCGGCCACTACGGATACTTCTTGGATTACCAAATACATAGTGAACtgtgtgtgaacattattcaaattcGGAACTTTTAAAAGGTGGATAGCCATCTACGGACATCTAATTTGGTGTCTACAtattggattaccaatacgagtgaactttcattttatttctatgtaatgtgccacatatgtttgatatatgagaaagaaatacaatacaagagaaaagcaaattgaacttttttgtgTCCTGCAATTTATATCATTACCAACGGTCCGAACCGAACCTGAAAACAACACACATTTTCCTTATTAAATATACATGCTGTAATTCGTGTATAGAAAATAGTATGTCATTCCTTATTAGAATTCTATAGATATTAGTTTCTCACTCTGGGTGAAATGTCTCAATATCTTTCTGGTATTCGTTAGAGGATATTTCTTATTTCCTGATGAAttagttatatttcatcgagtttGACATTTTCACTGATGTGATTcagatacatgtactggtatcagtTGGTCTAGCTAACTTAGACCTAGAATAGAGATGGAATGTCATTTTCAGTCTTCCATGATttcaatttaaatatacatgtacaacataaattcttaatatatatatagacattggtTTGCTGTacctgtttattttttttttttttttttaaggtttCAAAATCGATTTTATTCCCCAGCAAATTTGAGGGATGCCAGGGTTGGGACCCTGGGTTCATCCCTCTTACAACATATAGCCTCGGCTCTCACAGGAGGTCTCTTTCACTCCTTTTACTCGATCGCTTTCATTCATCACATTTGATTTGCTCCATTCATTCTCCAAACTCattcatacaaatacaaatatacagtagatatataactttaaattaagTGAAAGGGTTTCTCTTGTATTCatacatgtaatcatttatattatttatgttatgtcacctatttgttaattatgacatcatattttttaaaattcttgtGGCATAAAGTTGAGcacaaatatatatcttttgttttatgTCAATCATTAAAGAGAGGTTTGGTTTTAAAGTATAAGGATGAACAGATAATGTTTTTACCCGATTCCACGACGACTGATCCTGGTT
This genomic window contains:
- the LOC138318416 gene encoding tRNA (adenine(58)-N(1))-methyltransferase catalytic subunit TRMT61A-like is translated as MSFARYKKKIEEGDTIILYLGYDNMHAVTMKRGQTFQTKYGAMRHGDVIGMDYGSKVQCPKGYLYVLQPTPELWTQNLPHRTQILYSTDISVVTMQLDLKPGSVVVESGTGSGSLSHSIIRSIAPTGHLHTFEFHQQRAEKAEEEFVEHGLKDYVTVTHKDVCQDGFGLENIADAVFLDLPRPWEAMASAKAAMKVTGGRLCSFSPCIEQVQKSCDYLRDLGFEEVTTMECLLRNFDVRTINLPMADLGSTKRPGKDDVSQNTDSKEEEAENSDTPAKKLKSDNSESTSQRENKNVPQSFDIIGRKENDSFFFKTGVTPNQMPGHTGFLTFATLFPS